The genomic DNA AAGCTGCTGACCCGTCACTGGATTATCACGGACGCCAATGGCAAAGTGCAGGAAGTGCATGGCGAAGGCGTGGTCGGCGAGCAGCCGCACCTGCGGCCCGGCGAGGGGTTTCAATATACCAGCGGCACCTTGCTGGAAACCTCGGTCGGCACCATGCGCGGCAGCTATCGGATGCTGGCGGATGATGGCACCGAGTTTGAAGCCGAGATCGGCGCGTTTACCCTGTCGATCCCACGCGTGCTGCACTGACGGAGACCCTGGCGTCCTGTCATCATCGCTCTGGCTTATCGCCACACAGCCGACCGAAACGCCCGTCGTAAGAAATCTTGTTATGGCCATATACGCAATCGGCGACCTGCACGGCTGCCACGATCAGTTGCACGAGCTGCTCGCCAGGCTGAATTTTCTACCCGGTCGCGATCGGTTGTGGCTGGTGGGCGATCTGGTCAACCGCGGCCCCCGATCGCTGGAGACGCTGCGTTACGTGGAAAAGCTCGGCGACGCGGTGGTGTGCGTACTGGGCAACCACGATCTGCATCTGCTGGCCGCGCACGCGGGCGCGCGTCCGACCAAACCCGGCAGTGGTTTGCGCGCGATCCTGGATGCGCCCGACCGGGAAGAACTCGTGGAATGGTTACGTCGCCGTCCGCTGCTGCATCACGATGCGGCGCTGGGCTACACCATGGTCCATGCCGGGCTAGCTCCGCAATGGGATCTGGCTACCGCAACGAACTGCGCGCGCGAGGTCGAACAACTGCTTGGCGCACCGGACTATCGCCGCCTGCTGCACCGGATGTACGGCGATTCACCCGACTGCTGGTCGGATGATTTGACGTCCTGGGCGCGCGCCCGGGTCATCATCAACGTACTCACGCGACTGCGTTACTGCGATGCTGGAGGACGTATCGACATGCAGGCCAACGGTCCGCCCGGCAGCCAGCCGGCCGGGCTGATGCCGTGGTTCGAAGCACCCGACCGACGCAATGCGAACCTCAATATCCTGTTCGGGCACTGGTCGGCACTGGGCTATTATCGCGCGCCGGGAATCATCGCTATGGATAGCAGTTGCGCGTGGGGCGGCGCGCTCACGGCGCTGCGTCTCGACGCAAAGCGTGCGGC from Gammaproteobacteria bacterium includes the following:
- the apaG gene encoding Co2+/Mg2+ efflux protein ApaG, whose protein sequence is MNENDAYNIQVKVATAYIEGQSDTEQDRYVFAYTITIHNTGNVAAKLLTRHWIITDANGKVQEVHGEGVVGEQPHLRPGEGFQYTSGTLLETSVGTMRGSYRMLADDGTEFEAEIGAFTLSIPRVLH
- a CDS encoding symmetrical bis(5'-nucleosyl)-tetraphosphatase; its protein translation is MAIYAIGDLHGCHDQLHELLARLNFLPGRDRLWLVGDLVNRGPRSLETLRYVEKLGDAVVCVLGNHDLHLLAAHAGARPTKPGSGLRAILDAPDREELVEWLRRRPLLHHDAALGYTMVHAGLAPQWDLATATNCAREVEQLLGAPDYRRLLHRMYGDSPDCWSDDLTSWARARVIINVLTRLRYCDAGGRIDMQANGPPGSQPAGLMPWFEAPDRRNANLNILFGHWSALGYYRAPGIIAMDSSCAWGGALTALRLDAKRAAPVSVSCEGLRGRA